In a genomic window of Cytobacillus sp. FSL H8-0458:
- a CDS encoding stage V sporulation protein AB — MTINVVLVMIIGFAGGLAVGSGFVAFLAVLGIIPRLTQLSKTMKMIHYYEAAVVMGALAGALATLWNPVFHLTPLFLIPIGLASGIFIGMLAAALTEVLNVFPILAKRIGVDGKIVILLMAFVFGKVFGSLFQWIYFVNK; from the coding sequence ATGACCATTAATGTTGTCCTGGTAATGATCATAGGATTTGCAGGCGGGCTCGCTGTTGGTTCTGGTTTTGTTGCTTTTCTGGCTGTCTTGGGCATTATTCCAAGGCTTACACAGCTGAGCAAGACGATGAAGATGATCCATTATTATGAAGCTGCAGTTGTAATGGGGGCTTTGGCTGGTGCACTGGCAACTTTATGGAATCCGGTTTTTCACCTGACACCTCTGTTTTTAATACCCATCGGGCTTGCTTCGGGCATATTTATTGGCATGCTGGCGGCAGCTTTAACTGAAGTGCTGAATGTTTTTCCAATCCTGGCGAAAAGAATCGGAGTAGATGGAAAGATTGTCATTTTATTGATGGCATTTGTATTTGGAAAGGTGTTCGGATCACTGTTTCAATGGATTTATTTTGTAAATAAATAA
- the sigF gene encoding RNA polymerase sporulation sigma factor SigF: MDVEVKAEKGQTYLKDNEVKELIKQSQSGDQGARDKIVQKNMRLVWSVVQRFLNRGYEPDDLFQIGCIGLLKSVDKFDLSYDVKFSTYAVPMIIGEIQRFIRDDGTVKVSRSLKEMGNKIRKAKDELSKTLGRIPTVTELSEFLEISPEDIILAQEASRIPSSIHETVYENDGDPITLLDQIDDGNEGKWFDKIALKEAIRELDERERLIVYLRYYKDQTQSEVAARLGISQVQVSRLEKKILQQMKDRMDI, translated from the coding sequence ATGGATGTGGAGGTTAAAGCAGAGAAGGGCCAAACCTATTTAAAGGACAATGAAGTCAAGGAGCTAATAAAGCAAAGCCAAAGCGGAGATCAGGGGGCAAGGGACAAAATTGTTCAAAAAAATATGCGTCTTGTCTGGTCTGTCGTCCAGAGATTCTTGAATAGAGGATATGAACCCGATGACCTCTTCCAAATTGGCTGTATCGGCTTATTGAAATCGGTTGATAAGTTTGATCTAAGTTATGATGTAAAGTTTTCGACCTACGCAGTTCCAATGATTATCGGAGAAATCCAAAGGTTCATACGGGATGATGGAACGGTAAAAGTAAGCCGTTCTTTAAAGGAAATGGGCAATAAAATCAGGAAAGCCAAAGACGAGTTATCAAAAACGCTTGGGCGCATCCCGACCGTTACAGAGCTTTCCGAGTTCCTGGAAATTTCTCCTGAAGATATTATCCTTGCCCAGGAAGCAAGCAGGATCCCTTCTTCTATACATGAAACAGTGTATGAAAACGACGGTGATCCCATTACACTGCTCGATCAGATTGATGATGGCAATGAAGGAAAATGGTTTGATAAAATAGCATTAAAAGAAGCGATCCGTGAATTGGATGAGCGGGAAAGACTGATTGTTTACTTGCGCTACTATAAAGATCAGACTCAATCCGAAGTGGCGGCAAGGCTTGGCATTTCCCAGGTGCAGGTGTCGCGTCTGGAAAAAAAGATACTGCAGCAAATGAAAGACCGGATGGATATTTAA
- a CDS encoding D-alanyl-D-alanine carboxypeptidase family protein → MKRLVSLMLIALLMATIFAPSGFARESSAELADNVKSAILIERDTGSVLYEKNSGEQLPPASMTKVMTMLLIMEAIDEGKLSWDEKIRTSEYAASMGGSQIFLEPGEEMTTKQMLQGIAIGSGNDASVAMAERIAGSEEAFVEMMNKKAKELGLKNTSFKNPTGLSAKEHYSTAHDMAIMAKELLKYEKITDFTGTYEAYLREDTDKKFWLVNTNRLVRFYPGVDGLKTGFTSEAKYCLTATAEKDGMRVIAVVFGAPTSKERNAQVTKMLDFAFSQYKTHPMYERNHVLGKVEVSKGEKKMVEALTSEPISLLTKKGESIKEIEQKITLNKNIKAPVQKGDQIGTLTLKKDGKVLVESPLVAKEDSSEASWWTLFKRSMGLFSKTE, encoded by the coding sequence ATGAAACGACTCGTCTCATTAATGTTAATAGCATTATTAATGGCAACAATCTTTGCTCCTTCCGGGTTTGCAAGAGAAAGCAGCGCAGAGTTAGCGGATAATGTGAAGTCCGCAATTCTTATCGAGCGTGATACCGGTTCGGTATTGTATGAAAAAAACAGCGGTGAGCAGCTTCCGCCTGCCAGCATGACAAAAGTCATGACCATGCTCTTAATTATGGAAGCAATAGATGAAGGAAAGCTGTCATGGGATGAGAAAATCCGGACAAGCGAATATGCAGCATCAATGGGCGGTTCGCAAATCTTTCTGGAGCCAGGTGAAGAAATGACCACAAAGCAAATGCTGCAGGGGATTGCCATTGGTTCCGGTAATGATGCATCCGTTGCAATGGCTGAGAGAATTGCCGGGTCAGAAGAAGCTTTTGTTGAAATGATGAATAAAAAGGCAAAGGAATTAGGGCTGAAAAATACTAGTTTCAAAAACCCTACAGGCCTGTCAGCTAAGGAACATTACAGTACTGCACATGATATGGCCATAATGGCCAAAGAGCTTCTTAAATATGAGAAAATAACTGATTTTACGGGGACATATGAAGCCTACCTTCGTGAAGACACAGATAAAAAATTCTGGCTGGTCAATACGAATCGCCTTGTGCGTTTTTATCCTGGTGTTGATGGTCTCAAAACCGGTTTCACTTCTGAAGCAAAATACTGTCTGACGGCAACAGCCGAGAAAGACGGAATGCGGGTTATAGCTGTTGTATTTGGCGCACCGACTTCAAAAGAACGCAATGCTCAAGTGACTAAAATGCTCGACTTTGCATTTAGCCAATATAAGACACACCCAATGTATGAAAGAAATCACGTTCTTGGAAAAGTAGAAGTCAGCAAAGGCGAAAAGAAAATGGTTGAAGCCCTGACTAGTGAACCGATTTCCCTTTTAACTAAAAAAGGTGAAAGCATCAAGGAAATTGAACAGAAGATCACTTTAAATAAAAATATTAAAGCTCCTGTCCAAAAGGGTGATCAGATCGGAACATTAACCTTGAAAAAGGATGGAAAAGTCTTAGTTGAAAGCCCTTTGGTTGCTAAAGAAGACAGCAGTGAAGCATCATGGTGGACATTGTTTAAAAGATCCATGGGATTATTTTCAAAAACAGAATAA
- a CDS encoding stage V sporulation protein AA encodes MEKTVYIRLRHRLQIRPNQRILLKDIAQVIADDDIYEKLCVLPLYQVSEQDRNIVVIDVMKVIGTITQLFSNIEVQSIGPAQAIVEVVTKKRKVSFPLFLLVWLLLFIGAALAIMNFHEDVSMQAVQLRIYTLITGEVDSRPLIFQIPYSIGLGLGMIIFFNHVFKKRLNEEPSPLEVEMFNYQLDLDNYVALKENKESMKYLDDH; translated from the coding sequence TTGGAAAAAACAGTTTATATTCGCTTGCGGCATCGTCTGCAAATACGGCCCAATCAGAGAATACTGCTGAAAGATATTGCACAGGTTATTGCCGATGATGACATTTACGAAAAGCTTTGTGTACTTCCGCTTTATCAAGTAAGCGAGCAGGATCGGAATATTGTCGTAATTGACGTTATGAAGGTAATTGGGACCATAACCCAATTATTTTCGAACATTGAAGTCCAGTCGATCGGGCCGGCTCAAGCGATAGTCGAGGTGGTTACAAAGAAGCGTAAAGTATCATTTCCTCTCTTTCTGCTGGTTTGGCTGCTTCTGTTCATAGGTGCTGCCCTCGCTATTATGAATTTTCATGAAGACGTGAGCATGCAGGCTGTACAGCTTAGAATTTACACTCTCATAACCGGGGAAGTGGACAGCAGGCCTCTCATTTTTCAAATCCCCTATTCGATTGGCCTGGGGCTTGGCATGATCATTTTCTTTAACCATGTTTTTAAGAAGCGGCTGAACGAGGAGCCAAGCCCATTGGAAGTAGAAATGTTCAATTATCAGCTTGATCTTGATAACTATGTTGCATTGAAAGAAAACAAGGAGAGTATGAAGTATCTTGATGACCATTAA
- a CDS encoding pyrimidine-nucleoside phosphorylase — protein sequence MRMVDLIEKKRDGLELTAEEIQFVIKGYTDGSIPDYQVSALTMAIFFQGMTENERANLTMAMVESGDQIDLSKIEGIKVDKHSTGGVGDTTTLVLGPLVAAVGVPVAKMSGRGLGHTGGTIDKLEAVEGFHVEIENEEFIKLVNQNKIAVIGQSGNLTPADKKLYALRDVTATVDSIPLIASSIMSKKIAAGADAIVLDVKTGAGAFMKTLDDSRELAKAMVRIGNNVGRNTMAVISDMSQPLGYAIGNALEVKEAIDTLRGEGPEDLTELCLTLGSHMVFLAKKADSLKEAREKLENAMKDGSALETFKVFLSSQGGDASVVDDPQKLPQAKYTFELEAKQDGYVSEIVADEIGTAAMLLGAGRATKESEIDLAVGLILRKKIGDRVQKGESLVTICSNFENVEEVRNMLYENITLSTEKVEAPVLIHEEITE from the coding sequence ATGAGAATGGTGGATCTTATTGAAAAGAAAAGAGATGGACTGGAGTTAACGGCAGAAGAAATTCAATTCGTCATTAAAGGATACACAGACGGTTCGATCCCGGATTATCAGGTAAGTGCTTTAACAATGGCTATCTTCTTCCAGGGGATGACAGAGAACGAAAGAGCCAACTTAACTATGGCAATGGTAGAATCCGGTGATCAAATTGACTTATCCAAAATAGAAGGAATTAAAGTAGACAAACATTCAACTGGCGGTGTAGGTGATACAACAACACTCGTACTGGGACCGCTTGTAGCTGCAGTAGGTGTCCCGGTTGCGAAAATGTCAGGACGCGGGCTTGGACATACAGGCGGAACAATCGACAAGCTTGAGGCTGTTGAAGGGTTCCATGTAGAAATTGAGAATGAGGAATTTATTAAGCTTGTTAATCAAAATAAAATTGCAGTCATTGGGCAGAGCGGCAACTTAACACCTGCAGACAAAAAGTTATATGCACTGCGCGATGTAACAGCTACAGTGGACAGTATCCCTCTCATTGCAAGCTCAATTATGAGCAAAAAAATCGCCGCTGGTGCTGACGCCATTGTCCTTGATGTTAAGACAGGCGCCGGCGCATTTATGAAGACACTTGACGATTCACGTGAATTAGCAAAAGCGATGGTCCGCATTGGAAATAATGTCGGCAGAAACACAATGGCTGTTATCTCGGATATGAGCCAGCCGCTTGGTTATGCCATTGGCAATGCCCTTGAAGTAAAGGAAGCTATCGATACGTTAAGAGGCGAAGGACCTGAAGATCTGACTGAGCTTTGCCTGACCCTTGGAAGCCATATGGTTTTCCTGGCGAAAAAAGCGGATTCATTGAAGGAAGCGCGTGAAAAGTTAGAGAATGCTATGAAGGACGGTTCAGCTTTAGAAACATTTAAAGTATTCCTAAGCTCTCAAGGCGGAGATGCGTCAGTTGTCGATGATCCCCAAAAATTGCCTCAGGCAAAATATACATTTGAATTAGAAGCTAAGCAGGATGGCTATGTTTCTGAGATTGTTGCCGATGAGATCGGAACTGCAGCCATGCTGCTGGGAGCAGGGAGAGCAACCAAGGAATCTGAAATTGATTTAGCCGTTGGCCTGATTTTAAGAAAGAAAATCGGCGACCGTGTACAGAAGGGCGAATCTCTCGTAACCATCTGCAGCAATTTCGAAAATGTAGAAGAAGTCAGAAATATGCTTTATGAAAACATTACGCTGTCCACTGAAAAAGTGGAGGCACCAGTATTAATTCATGAAGAAATAACTGAATAA
- the spoIIAA gene encoding anti-sigma F factor antagonist, whose product MSLNINLEVKHDVLCIRLSGELDHHSADELREQATKAIEDHDIHHIILNLEQLSFMDSSGLGVILGRYKQIKQKHGEMVVCAISPAVQRLFDMSGLFKIIRLEPTEENALQRLGVA is encoded by the coding sequence GTGAGTCTTAACATTAATTTGGAAGTAAAGCATGATGTCTTATGTATTCGTTTAAGCGGGGAACTGGACCATCATTCGGCAGATGAACTGCGTGAACAGGCGACAAAGGCGATTGAAGATCATGACATCCATCATATTATATTAAACCTTGAGCAGCTTTCTTTTATGGATAGTTCAGGGCTGGGAGTGATTTTGGGCCGCTACAAACAAATCAAACAAAAGCATGGTGAAATGGTTGTTTGTGCGATTTCTCCAGCAGTGCAGAGACTATTTGATATGTCGGGTTTATTTAAGATAATCCGTTTAGAACCGACAGAAGAAAACGCACTGCAAAGATTGGGGGTCGCCTGA
- the spoIIAB gene encoding anti-sigma F factor, with translation MKNVMNLEFSALSQNESFARVTVAAFIAQLDPTMDELTEIKTVVSEAVTNSIIHGYENDPNGVVYISVLIEDGFIDLTIKDKGLGIMDVEEARQPLFTTKPELERSGMGFTIMENFMDEIEIQSQPGIGTEIRLRKHLSNSKMLCN, from the coding sequence ATGAAAAATGTGATGAACCTCGAATTCAGTGCGCTTAGCCAAAATGAATCATTCGCCCGTGTCACTGTTGCTGCCTTTATTGCCCAGCTTGATCCGACAATGGACGAACTGACAGAAATTAAAACGGTGGTTTCTGAAGCTGTAACCAACTCCATTATTCACGGCTATGAAAATGATCCTAATGGGGTTGTCTATATTTCAGTCCTGATTGAAGATGGATTCATTGACCTGACTATTAAGGATAAAGGCCTTGGTATTATGGATGTGGAAGAGGCGCGTCAGCCATTATTTACAACAAAACCTGAATTGGAAAGATCAGGTATGGGCTTTACCATCATGGAAAATTTCATGGACGAAATCGAAATCCAATCGCAGCCGGGAATAGGCACAGAGATCCGATTAAGGAAGCATTTATCAAATAGTAAAATGCTATGCAATTAA
- a CDS encoding stage V sporulation protein AE: protein MDERRHVILITDGDDFARRTVERVAKEIGGRCLSLSHGNPSVLNGQQIVKLIKKVSHDPVLVMFDDSGFIGEGAGENALKYVACHKDIDVLGVIAVASKTRQAEWTKVDVCIDNNGELTPYGVDKFGVPEMEIGRINGDTVYCLDQLDVPIIVGIGDIGKMSKKDHYELGSPITKKAVELILERSGYYDTKQDEG from the coding sequence ATGGATGAACGGAGGCACGTCATTCTTATTACTGATGGAGACGATTTTGCAAGAAGGACAGTGGAGCGTGTTGCGAAGGAAATCGGAGGAAGATGTCTATCTTTGTCGCATGGAAACCCTTCAGTCTTAAACGGTCAGCAAATCGTCAAGCTGATAAAAAAAGTCTCCCATGATCCCGTATTAGTTATGTTTGATGACAGCGGGTTTATCGGGGAGGGAGCCGGAGAGAATGCGCTGAAATATGTTGCGTGCCATAAAGATATCGATGTTCTGGGTGTCATAGCAGTTGCCTCAAAAACAAGACAGGCCGAGTGGACAAAAGTAGATGTATGTATCGATAATAACGGGGAATTGACTCCATACGGAGTTGATAAGTTCGGAGTACCCGAGATGGAAATTGGAAGAATCAATGGTGATACCGTTTATTGTCTTGATCAGCTGGATGTGCCGATAATCGTGGGAATTGGCGATATCGGAAAGATGTCTAAAAAAGATCATTATGAATTAGGTTCGCCAATTACTAAAAAGGCAGTAGAGCTTATATTGGAAAGGAGCGGCTATTATGACACGAAACAAGACGAAGGATGA
- a CDS encoding spore germination protein has protein sequence MTRNKTKDDKTPIFESVQEIEKYMKNRVGLGESFDLGVRKLTILRKDVHFYYINGLTDTSYIIAIIEGLVGINDSEKLSSNLFKIIENRLRHQSIEHIKTMDELVDQVLSGLIVVVGEGEGEGLVIDVRSYPGRTPQEPDTEKVVRGSRDGYVENIIVNTALTRRRIRDERLRFEIMRVGERSKTDVAIGFIKDVANKDLVDLIRKEIKAIEIDGITMADKTVEEFLLKQGYNPFPLVRYTERADVAAAHLLEGHVVIFVDTSPSVIITPTTYFHHLQHAEEYRQSPAVGTFLRWIRFLGLLASIVLLPLWFLFVLEPSLLPERIAFIGPNEETNVPVIAQLFLADVGIEFLRIAAIHTPTPLSTAMGLIAAVLIGQIAIDVGLFVPEVILYVSLAAIGTYTTPSYELSIANKILRLSLLVAVAIFHTPGLVVGLTLIILLLASIKSLNTPYLWPFIPFSPVALSQILIRRSMPGSKIRPSIVQTRNRYKQPVK, from the coding sequence ATGACACGAAACAAGACGAAGGATGATAAGACACCTATATTTGAGTCCGTCCAAGAAATTGAAAAGTACATGAAAAATAGAGTTGGCCTGGGAGAAAGCTTCGATCTGGGTGTCAGAAAGCTAACGATCTTAAGGAAGGATGTTCATTTCTATTATATTAATGGACTGACGGATACGAGTTATATCATTGCCATCATTGAGGGTCTGGTTGGGATCAATGACAGTGAAAAACTTTCCTCTAACCTATTTAAAATCATCGAAAACAGGCTGAGGCACCAATCCATTGAGCACATTAAAACAATGGATGAACTGGTTGATCAGGTGCTATCAGGCCTGATTGTCGTTGTGGGCGAGGGTGAAGGAGAAGGGCTTGTCATCGATGTCAGAAGCTATCCCGGAAGGACCCCGCAGGAACCGGATACCGAAAAGGTTGTCCGCGGCTCAAGAGATGGCTATGTAGAAAATATAATAGTAAACACAGCCTTGACCCGCAGAAGGATTAGAGATGAACGGCTTCGCTTTGAAATCATGCGTGTTGGTGAAAGATCCAAGACAGATGTCGCCATTGGGTTCATTAAAGATGTGGCTAATAAGGATTTAGTTGATTTAATTAGAAAAGAAATTAAAGCGATTGAAATAGATGGCATCACAATGGCTGATAAGACAGTCGAGGAATTTCTTTTAAAGCAGGGATACAATCCCTTCCCGCTGGTTCGGTATACGGAAAGAGCAGATGTGGCAGCAGCCCATTTGCTTGAAGGGCATGTCGTTATATTTGTTGATACTTCACCAAGTGTCATTATTACACCTACAACATATTTTCATCATTTGCAGCATGCAGAAGAATACAGGCAATCGCCGGCAGTCGGCACATTTCTCCGCTGGATTCGTTTTTTAGGTCTTTTGGCTTCAATCGTACTGTTGCCGCTATGGTTTTTATTTGTATTAGAGCCTTCCCTTCTGCCTGAAAGAATCGCATTTATCGGGCCAAATGAAGAAACGAATGTTCCTGTTATAGCCCAGCTGTTTCTTGCAGATGTGGGAATTGAATTTCTTAGAATTGCGGCAATCCATACACCGACACCGCTTTCAACTGCAATGGGCTTAATAGCCGCTGTACTTATAGGTCAAATTGCCATAGATGTAGGCCTTTTTGTTCCTGAAGTCATTTTATATGTATCACTTGCGGCCATTGGAACTTATACGACACCAAGCTATGAACTGAGCATTGCCAATAAAATTTTACGATTGAGTTTGCTTGTGGCAGTTGCGATTTTCCATACACCAGGCCTGGTCGTGGGGCTTACATTAATCATTCTTCTTCTTGCAAGCATCAAATCTTTGAATACACCATATCTATGGCCGTTTATTCCGTTCAGCCCGGTTGCTTTATCCCAAATCCTGATTCGCCGTTCCATGCCTGGCTCAAAAATACGGCCAAGCATTGTCCAGACTAGAAATCGTTACAAGCAGCCTGTTAAATAA